Below is a window of Burkholderia cepacia DNA.
CGAACTCCGCGTATTCGGTGTCGACGATCAGCACCTTCGCCTCGCCGTGACGGAGCATGAACAGCACCGACGACACGTCGAGCCGCGTGTTGATCGTGTTCAGCACCGCGCCGGCCATCGGCACGCCGAAGTGCGCCTCGACCATCGCCGGAATGTTCGGCAGCATCGCCGCGACCGTGTCGCCGCGCTCGACGCCGGCCTGCACGAGCGCGCTCGCCAGCTGCTTCGCACGCGTGTAGGTCTCGCCCCAGGTGCGCCGCACGTCGCCGTGCACGATCGCGAGGCGCTCGCCGTAGACTTCGGCCGTCCGGACCAGGAAATCGATCGGGGTGAGCGGCACGTAATTGGCGTCGCGGCGGCCGAGTCCGGCCTCGAACATCTGCGTCATGATCCTGTCTCCCGTGTTCTGTCGACCGGCGTGCATGCACCCCGGATCGTTTTGATGTGGTTCAATTGCCGACAGCCTAACGGGCGCTATTGTGAGCCGTCTGTCATCGAAACGACAGAGTGCCTTTCGAGCGCTGCGCGTTATCCCTATCCTCGCAAACCCGCACCCATGCACGACCACTCCGTTGCGCCGCCCGACGCGGCCGCCCGCCCGGCCGACCAGCCTCCCGAACCGGGCCCGCTGCCCGCCCTGTCGACGCTGTTCGGCCAGTGCGCGTGGTTCCGCACGCTGGCGCCCGAACACCAGGCGCTCGTGCTCGCGCAGTCGCGCGTCGAGCAGTGCGAGGCCGGCGACGTGATCGCGCACCGGCTCGCGCCGTCCGAGTACTGGATCGGCGTGCACCAGGGGTTGCTGAAGCTCGCGATCTTCAACGTGTCGGGGCGCGGCTGCACGTTTTCCGGCGTGCCGTCGGGCGGCTGGTTCGGCGAAGGCAGCGTGATCAAGCGCGAGCTGCGCAAGTACGAAGTCGTCGCGATCCAGCGCTCGAGCGTGCTGTTCGTGCCGGTCGACACTTTCCATGCGCTGCTCGATACCAGCCTGCCGTTCACGCGCTTCGTGATCCATCAGTTGAACAACCGGATGGGCGAATTCATCGCGTCGATCCAGAACAGCCGGCTGCTCGACGTCGACGCGCGCGTCGCGCAGGCGCTCGCGCAGCTCTTCAACCCCGACCTGTACCCGGATACCGGCCCGTCGCTATCGATCTCGCAGGAGGAACTCGGGATGCTCGTCGGCGTGTCGCGGCAGCGGATCAACCAGGCGCTGCAGCAACTCGAGAAGCTCGGCGCGTTGCGGCTCGCGTACAACCAGATCGAGGTCGTCGATCTGCATGCGCTCGCGCGCTTCGGGATGGAGCAGCTGTGAGCGCAGCGCGATCGGTGCAATCGCAGCCATCGCGACGCAGGCATTCCGTCTGCGGAATCGGCGGACGACCCGCGCGCCCCAAACTGACAGTTCCGCCAGTTTCGCGACAGTAACCCGTTCCACGCCGACGCCTATCATTCGGGTTCCCTTCACCGACGCCTGATCACCGCCTGTCCCGCTGCCTCCATGTGGATCGTCAATCTCGCGCTCAAGCGCCCCTACACGTTCATCGTCATGGCCATCATGATCGTGCTGGCCACGCCGCTTGCGCTGATGCGCACACCGGTCGACGTGCTGCCCGCGATCAACATCCCCGTCATCAGCGTGATCTGGAATTACAGCGGCTTCTCCGCGACGGAGATGACCAACCGGATCACCTCCGTCCATGAACGGATCCTGACGACGACCGTCAACAACATCCAGCACGTCGAATCGACGTCGCTGCCCGGCATCGCCGTCGTGAAGGTGTTCCTGCAACCGGGCGCGAACGTGCAGACGGCGATCGCGCAGACGGTCTCCTCCGCGCAGGCGATCGTGCGGCAGATGCCGCAGGGCGCGACACCGCCGCTCGTGATCACCTATTCGGCCTCGAGCATCCCGGTGATCCAGCTCGGGCTGTCGAGCAAGACGCTCAGCGAACAGTCGCTCGCCGACATCGCGCTCAACTTCCTGCGCCCGCAGCTGATCACGGTGCCGGGCGTGCAGATCCCGTTCCCGTACGGCGGTCGCACGCGCGTGGTCGCGATCGACCTCGATCCGCAGGCGCTGCTCGCGAAGGGCCTCACGCCGGCCGACATCGTCAACGCGGTCAACGCGCAGAACCTCGTGCTGCCGACCGGCACGGCGAAGATGGGCCAGACCGAATACCGGATCGACACCAACGCGTCGGCCGATACCGTCGCCGACATCAACAACCTGCCGGTCCAGACCGTCAACGGCGCCACGACCTACCTGCGCGAAGTGGCGGCGGTGCGCGACGGCTTCGCGCCGCAGACCAACGTCGTGCGGCAGAACGGCCAGCGCGGCGTGCTGATCTCGATCCTGAAAAGCGGCGACGCGTCGACGCTCAAGGTCGTGTCGGACCTGAAGTCGCTGCTGCCGAAGGTGATCCCGACGCTGCCCGAGGGGCTCACGATCACGCCGTTGTTCGACCAGTCGGTGTTCGTCAACGCGGCCGTCCAGGGCGTGATCCACGAGGCGCTGATCGCCGCCGTGCTGACCGCGATGATGATCCTGCTGTTCCTCGGCAACTGGCGCAGCACGCTGATCATCGCGATCTCGATTCCGCTGTCGATCTTCACGTCGCTGATCGCGCTGTCCGCGCTCGGCGAGACCATCAACATCATGACGCTCGGCGGGCTCGCGCTCGCGGTCGGGATCCTGGTCGACGACGCGACCGTCACGATCGAGAACATCGAGCGGCACCTGCATCTCGGCACCAACCTGCACGACGCGATCCTCGAAGGCGCGGGTGAAATCGCGGTGCCTGCGTTCGTGTCGACGCTGTGCATCTGTATCGTGTTCGTACCGATGTTCTTCCTGACGGGCGTCGCGCGCTTCCTGTTCGTGCCGCTCGCGGAAGCCGTCGTGTTCGCGATGCTCGCGTCGTACGTGCTGTCGCGCACGCTGGTGCCGACGCTGGCGATGCTGCTGTTCCGCCCGCAGCAGGCCAGCACCGGCCCCGACCATTCGACGTCGCGCTTCGCGCGCATCCATCACGCGTTCAACCACGCGTTCGAACGGCTGCGTGCGTGGTACATCGTGTTGCTGAGCATCCTGCTCGTGCGCCGCCGCTTCTACGCGATGTGCTTCCTCGGCTTCTGCGTGCTGTCGACGGGCCTGGTATTCGTGCTCGGCCGCGACTTCTTCCCGAACGCCGATTCCGGCAACATCCGGCTGCACATGCGTGCGCCCACCGGCTACCGGATCGAGGAAACCGCGCGCCTCGCCGACCAGGTCGAGCGCGTGATCCGCGAAACCGTACCGCCCGACGAGCTCGGCGCGATCGTCGACAACCTCGGCCTGCCGGTGAGCGGCATCAACCTGTCGTACAGCAACGCCGGCACGATCGGCACGCTCGACGGCGAGTTGCTGATCGCGCTGAAACCTGGCCACCGCGCGACCCAGCATTACGTGCAGACACTGCGCACGCTGCTGCCCGAGCGCTTCCCGGGCGTCGAGTTCTTCTTCCAGCCATCGGACATCATCACGCAGATCCTCAACTTCGGTCAGCCGGCCGCGATCGACGTGCAGGTGCTCGGCAACGATCTCGCGAGTAACATGACTATCGCGAGCAACCTGATGAAAAAGTTCAGGCAAATCCCCGGCGCCGTCGACGTGCACGTGCTGCAACGCAACGACGAGCCGACCCTGCTGGCCGACATGGATCGTACGCGCATGCAGCAGCTCAATCTCTCCGCGCAGAACGTCGCGCAGAACATGCTGATCTCGCTGTCCGGCAGTTCGCAGACGACGCCGTCGTTCTGGATCAACCCGCGCACCGGCGTGCAGTACCCGCTGCAGATCCAGACCCCGCAATACAGCATCTCGTCGGTCGACGACCTGCTCGGCACGCCAATCTCGGCGAGCGGCCGCACGGGCATGCCGCTGCAACTGCTCGGCAACCTCGTGCAGGTGCGCAGCACCGCGAACCCGGCCGTGATCACGCACTACAACATCCGCCCGGCGATCGACGTGTACGTGAGCGTCGAAGGCCGCGACCTCGGCTCGGTCGCGGGCGAGATCGACCGCATCGTGTCCGACGCACGCGCCACGCTGCCGCGCGGCACCGACTTGACATTGCGCGGCCAGGTCGAAACGATGCGCACGTCGTATATCGGCCTCGGCGCGGGTGTCGCGATGGCGATCGTGCTCGTCTACCTGCTGATCGTCGTCAATTTCCAGTCGTGGCTCGACCCGCTGATCATCATCAGCGCGATGCCGGCCGCGCTCGCCGGCATCGCGTGGATGCTGTTCATCACCGGCACGCACCTGAGCGTGCCCGCGCTGACGGGCGCGATCATGACGGTGGGTGTCGCGACCGCGAACAGCATTCTGGTCGTGTCGTTCGCGCGCCAGCGTCTCGCGGCCGGCGCGCCGCCGCTCACCGCCGCGCTGGAAGCCGGCGCGACGCGGATCCGGCCGGTGCTGATGACGGCGCTCGCGATGATCATCGGGATGGTGCCGATGGCGCTCGGTCTCGGCG
It encodes the following:
- a CDS encoding efflux RND transporter permease subunit gives rise to the protein MWIVNLALKRPYTFIVMAIMIVLATPLALMRTPVDVLPAINIPVISVIWNYSGFSATEMTNRITSVHERILTTTVNNIQHVESTSLPGIAVVKVFLQPGANVQTAIAQTVSSAQAIVRQMPQGATPPLVITYSASSIPVIQLGLSSKTLSEQSLADIALNFLRPQLITVPGVQIPFPYGGRTRVVAIDLDPQALLAKGLTPADIVNAVNAQNLVLPTGTAKMGQTEYRIDTNASADTVADINNLPVQTVNGATTYLREVAAVRDGFAPQTNVVRQNGQRGVLISILKSGDASTLKVVSDLKSLLPKVIPTLPEGLTITPLFDQSVFVNAAVQGVIHEALIAAVLTAMMILLFLGNWRSTLIIAISIPLSIFTSLIALSALGETINIMTLGGLALAVGILVDDATVTIENIERHLHLGTNLHDAILEGAGEIAVPAFVSTLCICIVFVPMFFLTGVARFLFVPLAEAVVFAMLASYVLSRTLVPTLAMLLFRPQQASTGPDHSTSRFARIHHAFNHAFERLRAWYIVLLSILLVRRRFYAMCFLGFCVLSTGLVFVLGRDFFPNADSGNIRLHMRAPTGYRIEETARLADQVERVIRETVPPDELGAIVDNLGLPVSGINLSYSNAGTIGTLDGELLIALKPGHRATQHYVQTLRTLLPERFPGVEFFFQPSDIITQILNFGQPAAIDVQVLGNDLASNMTIASNLMKKFRQIPGAVDVHVLQRNDEPTLLADMDRTRMQQLNLSAQNVAQNMLISLSGSSQTTPSFWINPRTGVQYPLQIQTPQYSISSVDDLLGTPISASGRTGMPLQLLGNLVQVRSTANPAVITHYNIRPAIDVYVSVEGRDLGSVAGEIDRIVSDARATLPRGTDLTLRGQVETMRTSYIGLGAGVAMAIVLVYLLIVVNFQSWLDPLIIISAMPAALAGIAWMLFITGTHLSVPALTGAIMTVGVATANSILVVSFARQRLAAGAPPLTAALEAGATRIRPVLMTALAMIIGMVPMALGLGEGAEQNAPLGRAVIGGLLFATVSTLLFVPLVFGGVHARLARRRARQAGH
- a CDS encoding Crp/Fnr family transcriptional regulator, which codes for MHDHSVAPPDAAARPADQPPEPGPLPALSTLFGQCAWFRTLAPEHQALVLAQSRVEQCEAGDVIAHRLAPSEYWIGVHQGLLKLAIFNVSGRGCTFSGVPSGGWFGEGSVIKRELRKYEVVAIQRSSVLFVPVDTFHALLDTSLPFTRFVIHQLNNRMGEFIASIQNSRLLDVDARVAQALAQLFNPDLYPDTGPSLSISQEELGMLVGVSRQRINQALQQLEKLGALRLAYNQIEVVDLHALARFGMEQL